Proteins encoded by one window of Vicinamibacterales bacterium:
- a CDS encoding ECF-type sigma factor — protein MATPSLTALVEAADRGEPGASERLFTTLYAELHRIARQQLARHGWGVSLGATSLLHEAYMDLSKQDGDRFPDQQRFLGYAARVMRGLIIDYARSRQAQKRGGQFELTAISTNVAEAVADSGELSALGAALDELAAVDPALADVVDLKFFCGFTVPEIAAMKGVSERTVERSWQKARVFLHRIVRGDLLGQ, from the coding sequence ATGGCCACTCCCTCACTGACCGCCCTCGTCGAGGCCGCGGACCGTGGCGAGCCGGGCGCCTCCGAGCGGCTCTTCACCACGCTCTACGCCGAGCTCCATCGCATCGCCCGCCAGCAGCTGGCGCGGCATGGCTGGGGCGTGAGCCTGGGCGCGACCAGCCTGCTGCACGAGGCCTACATGGACCTCTCCAAGCAGGACGGCGACCGGTTCCCGGACCAGCAGCGCTTCCTCGGCTACGCGGCGCGGGTCATGCGCGGCCTCATCATCGACTACGCCCGGAGCCGCCAGGCGCAGAAGCGTGGCGGCCAGTTCGAGCTGACTGCGATTAGTACCAATGTGGCGGAGGCGGTGGCCGACAGCGGCGAGCTGAGCGCGCTCGGCGCGGCCCTGGACGAGCTGGCGGCGGTGGACCCGGCGCTGGCCGACGTCGTGGACCTGAAGTTCTTCTGCGGGTTCACGGTGCCGGAGATCGCGGCGATGAAGGGCGTCTCCGAACGCACCGTCGAGCGGAGCTGGCAGAAGGCGCGGGTGTTCCTGCACCGGATCGTCCGGGGCGACTTGCTGGGCCAGTAA